The following are encoded together in the bacterium genome:
- a CDS encoding acetate uptake transporter has translation MTMAEIKANPAPLGLMGFGMTTVLLNLQNAGLFAADQASTIILAMGVFYGGLAQIFAGVFEYKNGNTFGTTAFLSYGLFWMSLVAIKLFAPSGGFSPAFMGCYLFLWGLFTCYMWVGTWKKNRALQTVFLTLTILFWLLAVGDWTGIALITRIAGFEGILCGLSAFYLAAAEVLNEAKGRTVLPVGAIKA, from the coding sequence GTGACAATGGCCGAAATCAAAGCCAACCCGGCACCCCTGGGACTGATGGGCTTCGGCATGACCACCGTGCTCTTAAATCTGCAGAACGCGGGGCTCTTCGCCGCCGACCAGGCATCCACGATCATTCTGGCGATGGGTGTCTTCTATGGCGGCCTGGCGCAGATCTTCGCCGGGGTGTTCGAGTACAAGAACGGCAACACCTTCGGCACCACCGCGTTCTTGAGCTACGGCCTTTTCTGGATGTCGCTGGTGGCGATCAAGCTCTTCGCCCCCTCCGGCGGATTCTCCCCGGCCTTCATGGGCTGCTACCTCTTCCTGTGGGGGCTTTTCACCTGTTACATGTGGGTGGGCACCTGGAAGAAGAACCGAGCCCTCCAGACGGTGTTCCTGACGCTGACGATCCTGTTCTGGCTGCTGGCCGTCGGCGACTGGACCGGCATCGCCCTCATCACCCGCATCGCCGGCTTCGAGGGCATCCTCTGCGGCCTCTCGGCCTTCTACCTGGCGGCGGCCGAGGTGTTGAACGAAGCCAAGGGTCGCACGGTGCTGCCCGTTGGCGCGATCAAGGCCTAG